The Arcobacter roscoffensis genome segment TTCATATTTAAACTTTCATTTAAATATTCGCTAGAAAAATTTTAAGACTTTAACATTATGTTTTTAAATATCATATCCTTTATTTCTAAAGAACATTTTGGTTATTAAAACCAAATATAAATTCAATTCTTATTGAACTTATATTTAGTTTTCAAATGGTGGAGAATAGCGGGATCGAACCGCTGACCTCCTGCGTGCAAGGCAGGCGCTCTCCCAGCTGAGCTAATTCCCCATCTGTTTTAATCTTTAAAAGTTAATTTCAAATAGATATAAATGGTGGGCCTACCAGGACTTGAACCTGGGACCTCACGATTATCAGTCGAGCGCTCTAGCCAGCTGAGCTATAGGCCCATTATTACCTATCTTTTAAAGTAATCTTTATAAACCGAATATAGAAAAGGTCGATATTCCCTTTTTTTACTAACTTTGTTAGTTTCTGAGATAAGAATCGAATCTTATCTCTTTCTCTGAAAGGAGGTGATCCAACCGCAGGTTCTCCTACGGTTACCTTGTTACGACTTCACCCCAGTTACTGAATCCACTGTGGAGGGTAGCTACTTTAGCATTCCCGCTTCGAATGAGTTCAATTCCCATGGTGTGACGGGCGGTGAGTACAAGACCCGGGAACGTATTCACCGTAGCATTGCTGATCTACGATTACTAGCGATTCCAACTTCAAGTAGTCGAGTTGCAGACTACTATCCGAACTGGGAGATATTTTTGAGATTTGCTCCACGTCACCGTATCGCTGCTCTTTGTATACCCCATTGTAGCACGTGTGTAGCCCTGGACGTAAGGGCCATGATGACTTGACGTCGTCCTCACCTTCCTCCTGGTTACCCAGGCAGTCTCGTTAGAGTTCTCAGCCGAACTGTTAGCAACTAACGACGAGGGTTGCGCTCGTTGCGGGACTTAACCCAACATCTCACGACACGAGCTGACGACAGCCGTGCAGCACCTGTATATAAGCTTCTGCAAGCAGACACCTCATAATCTCTTATAAGTTCTTACTATGTCAAGTCCAGGTAAGGTTCTTCGCGTATCGTCGAATTAAACCACATGCTCCACCGCTTGTGCGGGTCCCCGTCTATTCCTTTGAGTTTTAATCTTGCGACCGTACTCCCCAGGCGGTACACTTAATGTGTTTACTGCATTACTGCAAGGTCTAGCCTCACAACAACTAGTGTACATCGTTTAGGGCGTGGACTACCAGGGTATCTAATCCTGTTTGCTCCCCACGCTTTCGCGTCTCAGCGTCAATAATGTTCCAGTAGATCGCCTTCGCAATCGGTATTCCTTCTGATCTCTACGGATTTTACCCCTACACCAGAAATTCCATCTACCTCTCCCATATTCTAGGTTAACAGTTTTCAAAGCAGTTCTATGGTTGAGCCATAGGATTTCACTTCAAACTTATTAACCCGCCTACACGCTCTTTACGCCCAGTGATTCCGAGTAACGCTTGCGCCCTCCGTATTACCGCGGCTGCTGGCACGGAGTTAGCCGGCGCTTATTCATATAGTACCGTCATTATCTTCCTATATAAAAGGAGTTTACGCACCGAAATGTGTCATCCTCCACGCGGCGTTGCTGCATCAGGGTTTCCCCCATTGTGCAATATTCCCCACTGCTGCCTCCCGTAGGAGTCTGGACCGTGTCTCAGTTCCAGTGTGACTGATCATCCTCTCAAACCAGTTAGGCGTCATTGTCTTGGTGAGCCATTACCTCACCAACTAACTGATACCGTACAGGCCGATCCTAGAGCTATAAATATTTCCCTTGCAGACTTTTGTCTTAAAGGCATATAGAGTCTTAGCATTCGTTTCCAAATGTTATCCTCTTCTCTAGGGCACATTACCTATATATTACTCACCCGTGCGCCACTTAGCTGACAGTTATAGCAAGCTATAACCCGTTCTCGTTCGACTTGCATGTGTTAAGCACGCCGCCAGCGTTCACTCTGAGCCAGGATCAAACTCTCCATAAATGAAGTATTTGAAACTGACAATTTTTGTATTAAATTACAAAATTATCACTCAAAATGCTTTTTACTTTCGTAAAAAACTTAAATAGACAAGAATTGTATTTCTTGTTTTTTATATCGTTTATTCTATATTCGGTTTATAAAAATTACTTCTTATTAACCTTCTGTTTTTAAAGATCATAATCTCTTTTAGAACTTCTTGTCGTTCCTCTGAAATTGGATGGGAATTATAGACAAATATCTCTCGCTTGTCAAGCGATTTTTCTTATTAATAGCTTAAATTTTGGAATTTGTTGACTCCTCGCCTATTTTTATTACTTTTTGCTAACATTCACTACTTTTATATTGTATTTAATATCTTTACATATGAAGTTTCTTTTTTAATTTCTATTTCTTTTGTTTCATTTTTAATATTTGTTAGTATAATCTTACAGTCTTCATCTAATTTGTATGAGTTTTCATCATTAGAGAGTTTTGTATAAATATATCCATTGTAATCAAATGATAGTTGACCTAGTGAGCTTGTATCATTGCAAGTAAGATTTACAGATTTTATATCAAAGTTTTTTGTAAGAAGTGTATATTTACTCGTATCATCACTTTCAACACATGAGTTAGAGTTATAAATATATTTTTTTGACAAGGGATCTTTTAAACTTTCAGTTTTATTTGGATGGCCTTGCATATTTTTATCAGAATAAATAGCATAATATATTCCACCAATATTTTTATTACATCTAAAAAATTTTAAAGTCCATCTTTTTTTATACCATTTATCTTCATTGTTAATTTTTTTAGAATTGATTAAAGCTTTGTATCTCAAATACTTAAGTTGAAGCTCTAACTTTTTAGATATTTCATCTAATTTGTTTTCACTAATTTTGTTTAATTTAAAAGAAGAATAAAGAATTGATATTAAAACAATAACTAATATTAGCTCTAAAAGTGTAAAACTATTTTTTTTCATAAAGATACAATTGTATTAATTCTTTATTATAATAAGAAATAGAAATTACATTTTTATAATTATCATACTTTCTTTTTAATAAATAGTAATCATTTGATTTTTCTATACCATAATACTTTAATCTTAATTGCAGTCTCTCATCATATACATTTACTTTTTTAATTCTATATTTTTTAAGTTCAGCTGCAATCTCTTTTGCAAAGTGGTATTTATATGCAAAATGTTTCTTTTCATTTGGTAAAAATAAATATAATGGTTTATTCACTACTGTTAAAACGCAATTAATCACTAACATAGATAAAACAATAATTGCTCCAATATAATGTTTTTTTCTAAATATTGAGAGTCTTATTCTATAAGAGTGATAAAACATTTTTAACATAAAGGGAATAGATATTACTACGTAAGGTGCAAAATCTTCAATATATACTCTTTGCCTAAAAGAAAACAATAATGATACTAATAATGCTGTTGTAGTTATATACCAAACAAAATTTCTTTTATTTTTTATCCCTGCTCTATATATTGTATAAATAAAATAAATAAATACTAAAGGTGAAAAAATAGTTGCATAAATAGCAAAAGTATCTAAAAAGTAGCCCTTTGGTTTACCATCCGTTTCAAAACCATAAATATACATAGATAATGAAAATAAAAAAAGTGATATATAAATAGTTTTTTTGTCTTTTTCTTTTAAAGAATAAAAAAACAATGCTAAAAAAAAGATAGCAAAAGAATTGTCAATAAATACAAGTAAAAATAATAGCCAATGAGGGTGAGCTTTATTTCTTTCATATAGATAGATATATAACAAGGTAAAGAAAAGAACAATAATTGCACTATTTACGAGTAAAGAGGCACTTAAAACCCCAGGAAGAATCATAAAAATAAGTATTGATAAGAATTGATCTTTTTTGTATTTAAAATAATTATTCGTTAATTCATACATTAAGAGAATACTTAATGTATAAAAAATGATAAAAGGTAATCTAAGTGCAATGTCATTTTGTCCAAATATATAAATTGAACTATTGGTAATATAAGATAAAACTGAGCTATTTTCAAAAACATTTAGCGCTTCTTTATATGAAATACTTAATGTATTTGAAACATAAACTAATATAACTACTAAAAAAGATAGAATTAAGTAGAATAAATAGTCATATTTTATATTTGTCATACTTTACAACTTTAAAAAGTTATCCAATATTTCATATCCATATTCACTCATTATTGATTCAGGATGAAACTGTACTCCATAAATTTGTTTATCTTTAATTTCTAAGGACATAATCTCATCATCATCTAAACTAACTGATGTTGGTATAATTATACTTGGCATTGAATCTTTTTTAACTGTTAAAGAATGGTATCTTGTTTGAGTAAATTCTTTTGGAATATCTTTAAAAATTTTTGAGTTATTGATAACTTTTATTCTTGATGTTTTTCCATGCATCATATTTTTAGCTTTTATTACTTCTGCACCAAAAACTTGTGCGATACTTTGATGTCCAAGACAAATACCAAAAATAGGTGTCTTTTCTGCAAAATGTTTAATCACATCTAAACATACCCCTGCTTCGTTTGGAGTAGCAGGACCAGGAGATAGAATTATTTTTTCAGGATTTAATTTTTCAATTTCATCTACTGTAAATTCGTCATTTCTAATTACTTTTAAATCAGCACCTAACTCTAAACAATATTGAACTATATTATAAGTAAAAGAGTCATAGTTATCTATCATTAATACCATATATTATTTACCTCTGTTTATATCACAAATGATATATTTAAATTATTGAAGTAATTATATCAATAAAATTGTTTTTTTTTATTAAAGCATCTTATTCTTAATTTGATAATCATTCTTACTATTAAGTTAAATGAAAGTTTTACTTCATTATAATTTCGATAACAATTATCAGTATAGTAAAAATAAAAAGGAAAATTATGTTAAAAAAATTAGCATTAACTGCTGTAGTATTAGGAAGTTCACTACTTGCAAGTTCAGAAGT includes the following:
- a CDS encoding type II secretion system protein, with amino-acid sequence MKKNSFTLLELILVIVLISILYSSFKLNKISENKLDEISKKLELQLKYLRYKALINSKKINNEDKWYKKRWTLKFFRCNKNIGGIYYAIYSDKNMQGHPNKTESLKDPLSKKYIYNSNSCVESDDTSKYTLLTKNFDIKSVNLTCNDTSSLGQLSFDYNGYIYTKLSNDENSYKLDEDCKIILTNIKNETKEIEIKKETSYVKILNTI
- a CDS encoding ArnT family glycosyltransferase; its protein translation is MTNIKYDYLFYLILSFLVVILVYVSNTLSISYKEALNVFENSSVLSYITNSSIYIFGQNDIALRLPFIIFYTLSILLMYELTNNYFKYKKDQFLSILIFMILPGVLSASLLVNSAIIVLFFTLLYIYLYERNKAHPHWLLFLLVFIDNSFAIFFLALFFYSLKEKDKKTIYISLFLFSLSMYIYGFETDGKPKGYFLDTFAIYATIFSPLVFIYFIYTIYRAGIKNKRNFVWYITTTALLVSLLFSFRQRVYIEDFAPYVVISIPFMLKMFYHSYRIRLSIFRKKHYIGAIIVLSMLVINCVLTVVNKPLYLFLPNEKKHFAYKYHFAKEIAAELKKYRIKKVNVYDERLQLRLKYYGIEKSNDYYLLKRKYDNYKNVISISYYNKELIQLYLYEKK
- a CDS encoding anthranilate synthase component II; its protein translation is MVLMIDNYDSFTYNIVQYCLELGADLKVIRNDEFTVDEIEKLNPEKIILSPGPATPNEAGVCLDVIKHFAEKTPIFGICLGHQSIAQVFGAEVIKAKNMMHGKTSRIKVINNSKIFKDIPKEFTQTRYHSLTVKKDSMPSIIIPTSVSLDDDEIMSLEIKDKQIYGVQFHPESIMSEYGYEILDNFLKL